In Buchnera aphidicola (Takecallis taiwana), the genomic stretch TAATTTGTAAAAATGCTCCTTCAGCAAATATCCGCTTTAATAAATTAGGTATCTTAAACGCAATAAAAAATGCATCAGTTGATATTGATACCCCAAATGTATAAGCAATAATAAAATCACGTATAAAACTTAGTATTCTTGAAAATAAAGTTAATACACTAATATTAATAAACGATTTTAAAAGGTTCATATTTTTAAGAAATATTTAAATGAACGTACAATATAAAATTATCTCACTATAAGATTTTATTTTATAAAAATGAAATATTTTAAATAATTTTAAAAATTTTGATTAAAAAAATGATCATCTTATATAATATATTTATATAATCTCTGTAGAATAAAATATGATAATAAATACATTTGTACGAAATATATAAAAAAATAAATATATTATATCATATATCGTATATAAAACGTATGATTCAAAAATTACATATGAAAATAATGTTTTTTTTGTATTATACTATTTTTTTCATGTATTTTTATCAATATATTACATTTAACATATATATTAAAAATATTATGGCATAAAAACTTATCAAATAAAAAATAATAAAATCGTGTACATATTAATCCAAATACTAAATATTTATACTACAAAATTATTGCTAAATAGAAATAAAAATACTATATTAAGAATATATATTACATTATAAATGCAAGACATTTAAAATATTAAGAATATAAATATAAGTATAATATATGCAAACAGTTTCCATATATATTAACATACATTAAATTCACACATATATTTTTTAATTTAAAAAAATATTTATTCTAAAATAATAATATGAGATGTACTGATTTTTTAATTAAAACATACAAAACTTATATTAAATTAGTAATCTATATGAGATCAATTATACATGTAATATTGATATAAAATTTAAATTTCATATATTAAATAAGTATTTTTTATATGGAGTACAATGAATAATCAACATAATTTAAATATCAAAATTAACAATGATACAACTAATCAAAGAATTGATAATTTTATACATAAAAAATTTCAAAAAATTCCAAAAAATATACTGTATGCAATGTTAAGAACAGGATATATTAAAATTAACACAAAGAAAGTTAAACCATACTATAAAATACAAACAGGAGATATACTATCATATTCTAATAGAATAATATTAAAAAAAAATAATAAAACCGTTATAAATACAATCATTAAAAAAAAGTTTTATTCTTATATTTTATTTGAAGATAAAGATTTATTAATTATTAATAAACCAACTGGGCTTGCAGTACATAGCGGTAGTGGTTTAAAATTTGGTGTAATAGAAATATTTCGTTTACTAGAAGCAAACTATAAAATTTTAGAATTGGTACATCGTATAGATCGTCATACATCCGGTGTATTAATATTATCAAAAAAAAAATCTGTTTTAAAAAATTTACACCAACAATTCCAAGAAAAAAAAATTTATAAAAGTTATACCGCCATAGTACATGGTGTTTTAGAAACAGAAAAACAACATATTTCTATACCACTTACAAAAGGAAAATTAACAAATGGTCAAAAAATTATAATAACCAATCCTTTAGGTAAAGCATCGCTTAGTATTTTTAAAGTAAAAAAACGCTTCAAAAAACATACATTAGTAGAAATTATACCAAAAACTGGAAGAACACATCAAATTCGAGTACACGCCGCATATATTGGACATCCTATTGTTTTTGATAGTATTTATGGTAATACTGAATTAGATAATAAAATTCATTTAAACAATTATAATAAAAAAATTTTATTACACGCTTCAAAAATTGCATTTTATCATCCCAGAAATTATCAAAAATATTATATTTATGCTCCAATAGCGAATCGATTTATAGAATTTTTAAAAAATATATGTGGTCAATAATCATAAAAATATACTTTATAAAGGATATATTCAAAATGGCAGTCCAAAAAAGTAAACCGACTCGGTCAAAACGTGGTATGCGACGATCTCATGATAAATTATCTGTACCAATGTTATCACAAGATAAATTTAGTAAAGAAATTCATATACGCCACTGTATGACAAAAAAGTTTTTTTATCACGGGAAATTAATTTTAAAAAAAAATACTAATTAATTTTTAAAAAATATTTTAACATGAATAAAAATATTTATTTATGTTAAATATCACATTTAAAAAGCATAATATACATATTGGTCGCACTTTACAATAATATTTATAGGATATAATGTGATTTTAAAACTAGCAATGATTTTTCCTGGACAAGGCAAGCAAAATATACATCGTATCATTCAACTCAATAAATATAACAGTATTATTTATCATACTTTTCAAGAAGCGTCAGAATATTTAAATTATAATATCTGGGATATTATCAAAATACCTCTTATAACATATCAAACAACATATGCACAACCAATAATACTGACTATGTCAGTAGCACTTTATCGATTATGGAAAAGTATAGGTGGTATAAATCCGATAATTTCGGCTGGACATAGTTTAGGGGAATATTCTGCTTTAGTATGTAGCAATGCCATGACATTTTCTGATGGAATTAAAATAGTCCAAAAAAGAGCAATCATGATGAAAAAACAAATAAACGGATTATCAATACAAATGCAAGCAATTATTGGACTAAAAAAAAAAATAATATTAAAATTATGTCAAAATCATTTATTTGATCATATGGTCAACATTGCAAATATTAATTCCGATAATCAAATTGTTATTTCCGGACATAAAAAAGCTGTACAAAACATCAGCATAATATGTAAAAAAATGGGCGCAAAAACAATTATATTACCTATTGATGTTGCTGCGCATTGTAATATTATGAAAAAAATTAGAAGAAAATTTGTTAAACACATTAAAAAAATACACATTCAAAAAACACAATATCCAGTAATTAATAGTATTTCCGTAAAACAACAAATCTCTCAACATACTATTCGTAAATCACTAGTTAAACAATTATTTAAGCCTGTGCAATGGTCAAAAACAATGAAAGTAATAACATCAATATCAAACATCATACTAGAAATGGGTACAGGAAACGTTTTAACCAAACTCAATAACAATAATTATATTAATATTATACCTATGTATACTATAAAAAATATATATAAAATTATCAATTTATTAAGTAAAAATAATTATGATAAATAATAAAAAAATTGCATTAATTACTGGCGCAAATAAAGGGATTGGACAAGAAATTGCAAAAACACTATCTCAAAATAATATTTTTGTAATCGGAACAGCTAAAAATATAGATGGTAAAAATATTATAGATAATACGTTAAAAAATCATGGATTTGGTACAATGTTAGATTTAAATGACCTAAAGCAAGTGGAATCTTGTATACAAGCTATCTATAAAAAATTTAAGAAGATTGATATCTTAATTCATAATGCTGCATATAAAAATGATAAATTATTTATTAATATGAAATTAAAGGATTGGAATGAAACCATACACATCAATTTAACATCTATATTTTTTATTACACAAATAATTATAAAAAATATGATACAACAAAAATACGGTCGAATTATTACAATTAGCTCAATTGTTGGATATAGTGGTAATATTGGACAAATAAACTATGCAGCATCAAAATCGGGAATAATTGGATTTAATAAAACACTTGCTTTGGAAGTTGCTTCAAAAGGTATTACAGCAAATATTATTGCGCCAGGATTTATAAATATTGGAATGACTCAAACAATGACCGAACGTCAAAAACAAAATTATTTATCTAAAATACCAATGAAAAAATTCGGTTCAGCAAAAGACATTGCTTATGCAGTATTATTTTTAATATCAAAATACTCTTCATATATTACAGGACAAACTATGCATATTAATGGTGGAATATATATGCATTAAATATGTAGCATGCATATTCAAAAGTTCAATGATTATATATAATAAAGATATTCACTTATAAAAAGTAAAATAATTCGGAATAACATGAAAAATACAATAAAAACAATTGTTTCTAAAATTATGAATGTTCATATAGATAAAATCACTGAAAAAACAAATCTATTTACAGATTTAAAGGCGGATTCACTAGATATGATTGAAATTGCTATGGCTATAGAAGAAAAATTTAAAATAGATATACCAGATTCAGAACTTGAACACTTAAACACTATTGATCTAATTACAAAATATATTCAAAATACTAATACAACATAATCTCATCAAATAACTAAAAAATATGATTTATAATCAAGGCAAATTTATTGCTTTAGAAGGATTAGATGGTTCAGGTAAAACACATGCCTGTAACTTACTTAAAAATATTTTACGAAAACATAAAATACAAAATATCATAATTCGTGAACCTGGAGGCACACCATTAGGAGAAAATATTAGAAATATTATAAAAAATTTACATCCATATGAAATAATTCATCCAAAAACAATACTTTTGCTTATATATGCTTCTCGTATGCAATTAATTCAAAATATAATTGCACCAGCATTAAAAAATAATATTTGGATAATATCAGACCGATATGAGTTATCTTCCTTTGCATACCAAGGAGGAGGGTTTAAAATCAAAAAAGAATTAATTATATTTTTACATAATATAATTGTTCAATCTTACACTCCAGATTTAACAATATATTTAGATGTAATACCAAAATATGCATTACAGAGAATTATACAAAGAGGTAAACTAGATCAAATTGAAAAAAATAATATTCATTTCTTTACAAGAATTAGAAATATTTATCTAAATTTAATTACTCAAAATGACAATAGCATAACTATTGATGCAAATCTTAAAATAGATATTGTACAAAAAGATATAAAAAATAAATTTAAAAAATGGTTACGAACATGCAAAATACATGGTATCCGTGGTTAAATAAAACATATAAAAATATTATTCAGAATTATCAAAACGGGAAATTACATCATACAATATTAATAGAATCATATAGCATTAATAATACATATAAAATCATATGGGCTATAATCCGATGGATATTATGTCATAAGAAACATGGAATTAAAAATTGCGGTAAATGTATAGGATGTACTTTAATTAAAAACAATATTCATCCTGATTGTTATATTATACATGCAAAAAATACAAATAATATTATAGAAATTAAAAAAATCCGTCATATTATTGATATGATTAAAAATACCGCACAACAAAAACATGATAAAATTTTATGGATTCCAGATTATTCGTTACTAACGATATTTGGTATTAATGCATTATTAAAAATTATAGAAGAACCACCTGAAAATACTTTTTTTTTTATTGGAAATAAATTTTATAATAATATCCATTCTACTTTTAGAAGTAGATGTATATTATATAAAATCTTTACACCTAATGAAAAAATCGGATTATCTTGGATGCAAAAAAATACGACAATCAAAAAAAAAACCTGTTTACTTGCCTTACGTATTAATAATAATGATCCAGAATTAGCAAATAAATTACTTAAAAATAAAAATTGGATTCAAAGAATCCAGTTATATAACAATATTCATTATGCAATCAATAAAAATAATTTTTTAACACTGTTACCATATTTAAATACTGATGATATAATAAATAAAATTTATTGGATTATATTATTATTTTTAGATAGTATGAAATTACAAAAAAAAATTTTTTCATATTTAATAAATATTGATCAAATACCATTAATTACACAGATATCCCAAAATTATTCATACATTACACTAAACAATATAGTACATTCTTGGGTTCAGTGCCGATAT encodes the following:
- a CDS encoding RluA family pseudouridine synthase, which produces MNNQHNLNIKINNDTTNQRIDNFIHKKFQKIPKNILYAMLRTGYIKINTKKVKPYYKIQTGDILSYSNRIILKKNNKTVINTIIKKKFYSYILFEDKDLLIINKPTGLAVHSGSGLKFGVIEIFRLLEANYKILELVHRIDRHTSGVLILSKKKSVLKNLHQQFQEKKIYKSYTAIVHGVLETEKQHISIPLTKGKLTNGQKIIITNPLGKASLSIFKVKKRFKKHTLVEIIPKTGRTHQIRVHAAYIGHPIVFDSIYGNTELDNKIHLNNYNKKILLHASKIAFYHPRNYQKYYIYAPIANRFIEFLKNICGQ
- the rpmF gene encoding 50S ribosomal protein L32 — translated: MAVQKSKPTRSKRGMRRSHDKLSVPMLSQDKFSKEIHIRHCMTKKFFYHGKLILKKNTN
- a CDS encoding ACP S-malonyltransferase, yielding MILKLAMIFPGQGKQNIHRIIQLNKYNSIIYHTFQEASEYLNYNIWDIIKIPLITYQTTYAQPIILTMSVALYRLWKSIGGINPIISAGHSLGEYSALVCSNAMTFSDGIKIVQKRAIMMKKQINGLSIQMQAIIGLKKKIILKLCQNHLFDHMVNIANINSDNQIVISGHKKAVQNISIICKKMGAKTIILPIDVAAHCNIMKKIRRKFVKHIKKIHIQKTQYPVINSISVKQQISQHTIRKSLVKQLFKPVQWSKTMKVITSISNIILEMGTGNVLTKLNNNNYINIIPMYTIKNIYKIINLLSKNNYDK
- the fabG gene encoding 3-oxoacyl-ACP reductase FabG, which gives rise to MINNKKIALITGANKGIGQEIAKTLSQNNIFVIGTAKNIDGKNIIDNTLKNHGFGTMLDLNDLKQVESCIQAIYKKFKKIDILIHNAAYKNDKLFINMKLKDWNETIHINLTSIFFITQIIIKNMIQQKYGRIITISSIVGYSGNIGQINYAASKSGIIGFNKTLALEVASKGITANIIAPGFINIGMTQTMTERQKQNYLSKIPMKKFGSAKDIAYAVLFLISKYSSYITGQTMHINGGIYMH
- a CDS encoding acyl carrier protein, translating into MKNTIKTIVSKIMNVHIDKITEKTNLFTDLKADSLDMIEIAMAIEEKFKIDIPDSELEHLNTIDLITKYIQNTNTT
- the tmk gene encoding dTMP kinase; this encodes MIYNQGKFIALEGLDGSGKTHACNLLKNILRKHKIQNIIIREPGGTPLGENIRNIIKNLHPYEIIHPKTILLLIYASRMQLIQNIIAPALKNNIWIISDRYELSSFAYQGGGFKIKKELIIFLHNIIVQSYTPDLTIYLDVIPKYALQRIIQRGKLDQIEKNNIHFFTRIRNIYLNLITQNDNSITIDANLKIDIVQKDIKNKFKKWLRTCKIHGIRG
- a CDS encoding DNA polymerase III subunit delta' C-terminal domain-containing protein; the protein is MQNTWYPWLNKTYKNIIQNYQNGKLHHTILIESYSINNTYKIIWAIIRWILCHKKHGIKNCGKCIGCTLIKNNIHPDCYIIHAKNTNNIIEIKKIRHIIDMIKNTAQQKHDKILWIPDYSLLTIFGINALLKIIEEPPENTFFFIGNKFYNNIHSTFRSRCILYKIFTPNEKIGLSWMQKNTTIKKKTCLLALRINNNDPELANKLLKNKNWIQRIQLYNNIHYAINKNNFLTLLPYLNTDDIINKIYWIILLFLDSMKLQKKIFSYLINIDQIPLITQISQNYSYITLNNIVHSWVQCRYLLTTVNNINYELLILNQLLKWQILKKKS